The nucleotide sequence CTCGAAATGCGGCTCGGGCGCAGGGCTGCCGGGTTCGCGGTGCTGGGGGCGCTGCTCCAGCATGGCGTGGCTGCGCGGGTCATCCAGGCGCACATAAATGCCGGGCGCACCCGCCACACGGTGGCCGGTGACGCCAAAGTGCTCCAGCGTGCGGATCACTGCATCTTCCAGCCGGTACACATATTCCTTGACGAAGTAGCCCATGCGCTGCAAATCCAGCAGCGGATAGGCCACGACTTGGCCGGGGCCGTGATACGTCACCTGCCCACCGCGATTGGTTGCCACCACGGGAATATCGCCTGGGTGCAACAAATGATCGCTTTTGCCAGCCAGTCCCTGTGTGAAATGGGGTGAGTGCTCACAAATCCATAGTTCATCGCGCGTGCTTGCGTCGCGGGTGCGCGTGAACTCCTGCATGGCTGTGACAGTGGCTTCATAGCCGGTGCGGCCCAGAATTCGCAAATCCATGGGCTCGGGCGGTGTGAAAGGCTCTGTGGAGCTGGCTTGCGCCTGGCTCACAGCACCACCTTGACCAGGGGGTGAGCGGTCAGGGCGCGATAGGTGTCATCCAGCTGCTCGCGGCTGGTGGCCGTGATGGTGATGGTCACGCCCAGATATTTACCGCCCGAGCTGGGGCGCAGCTCAATGGTGCTGGCGTCAAAGCTGGGGTCGAATTTTTCGGCAATCTTCGTGATCTCGTGCACCAGATGATCGTCTTTGATGCCCATGACCTTGATCGGAAACAGGCTCGGGTACTCGATCAGCGAATCCTTGCGCGGATCTTCGGGCTGCTCGGTGGCGGGAGTGGTGTTATTGACGTCGCTCATGTTGTGGTTCCCGTTCAGGCTGAATATGGCGCCCTGTGCAGCAGGGCTAAGTTGCAAAGATTGTGCGCCACGGCTGCTGGGCGCGTGCACGTGGGCCTAATTGCGAGGGCGGGCCTTCAATGTCCCCTGAATGTGGCGGGCAATTCAGGGCAATCAAGTATTTCAGCTGAGGCACACTTGCGCCCGCTCCAAGGTACTGACCCGTAAGTGTTGGCTCTCGACGACAGGCTGCTGCCAACATCAAAGACCTTTTGCGCATGACGGTATCAACCCCTATCGAACGTCGGGGGTTTTTACTTATAATCAGAGGCTTTGTAAAAAAGTCTTGTCCGGTTTACTAGATAAGTGCTGAGTCTTACTGGTCAGTGGCGCGAAAGAAAACATGCAGAAAATGCCCGCTGATTTTCAGGATGAGGACGAAGTCGAAGACTTCAAGCCCCTCACGGCTCAGGAAGCTACAGCCTGGCGCTCACGGTTTCCGCAAGTCTCGGTCTGGCGCATTGTTGCGGTCCAGACTGTGGTGGGGATTGTGGTTGCAGCACTGGCCTGGCTGGTAACAGGACGTGCGGCGGTGGGTTGGTCGGCAGGCTATGGAGCTTTGTCGGTGGTGCTGCCAGCGGCTTTGTTTGCAAGAGGTGTGGTTCGTCAGCGGCCGGGAGGTGCCGGGGCGGCCATGGCAGGAATTTTCGGTTGGGAACTGGTAAAGCTGGTGCTGTGCATCGCCATGTTGGCTGCTGCGCCCAAGCTGGTTCCTGATCTGAGCTGGCTGGCTCTGCTGGTTGGCTTGATTGTTGTAATGAAAACGTATTGGGTTGCGCTGCTGGTGCGATCCGGTGTCCGAAAAACTGAAGCTTAAGAAGAGAGTTGACGATGGCCGCTGATGCGAACGCCCCAACTGCAAGTGAATACATCGTTCACCACTTGCAACACCTGCAAAACATCAAGCAGAAGTCCGTCATTGATTTCTCAGTTGTGAACTACGACTCGATCGCCGTGGCAGCCATCCTTGGCCTGCTGGGCATCTTCGTGCTCTGGCTGGCCGCTCGCAAGGCCACTTCCGGTGTTCCTGGTCGCTTCCAGGCCGCCGTGGAAATGCTGGTCGAAATGGTGGACAACCAGGCCAAGGCCAATATTCACAACGCTCAGTCCCGCAAGTTCATCGCTCCTCTGGCGCTGACCGTGTTTGTCTGGATTTTCCTGATGAACGCCATGGACATGCTGCCCGTGGACCTGCTGCCCGTGCTGTGGCAAGGCGCTACTGCTGACCATCACGCCTATCTGCGTGTTGTGCCTACCGCCGATCTGTCCACGACTCTGGGCCTGTCCTTCGCCGTTCTGGTTCTGTGCCTGTGGTACAGCGTCAAGATCAAGGGCCTGGGCGGCTGGGGCCACGAACTGGTGACCGCTCCCTTCGGCACCTCCAAGAATCCTGTCTTCGCCCTGATCCTGGGCGTGGTCAATCTGCTGATGCAGATCATTGAATACGTTGCCAAGACGGTTTCGCACGGTATGCGACTGTTCGGCAACATGTACGCTGGTGAGTTGGTGTTCATGCTGATCGCTCTGATGGGCGGCGCAGCGGCTATGTCGCTCTCTGGTGTGTTGCTCCCTGTGGGGCACATCATTGCAGGCACGATCTGGGCAATCTTCCACATTTTGGTGATTACCCTGCAAGCCTTCATTTTCATGATGCTGACGCTGATTTATCTCGGCCAGGCACATGAAGCTCACTGACCTTTCCCTTTCAACTTTACTTTCCCTTAATCCCTAGGAGTCATCATGGAAAACGTTCTCGGTCTCGTCGCTCTGGCTTGCGGTCTGATTGTTGGTCTGGGCGCTATCGGCGCTTCGATCGGTATCGCTCTGATGGGCGGCAAGTTCCTGGAATCTTCGGCACGTCAGCCTGAGCTGATCAACGAACTGCAAACCAAGATGTTCATCTTGGCTGGTCTGATCGACGCCGCCTTCCTGATCGGTGTGGCTATTGCCCTGCTGTTTGCTTTCGCCAACCCCTTCCAACTGGTGGCCTAAGCTCCGATCAACGCCCTAAATAGAAAGGTGTTGCCGTGAGTATCAACGCGACCCTGTTCGTTCAGGCCATTGTTTTCCTGATCCTGGTGCTGTTCACGATGAAGTTCGTGTGGCCCCCGATTGCGAAGGCACTGGATGAGCGAGCCCAGAAAATCGCCGATGGCCTCGCTGCTGCCGACAAGGCCAAGACCGAATTGACCGCTGTAAACAAGCGTGTCGAGCAGGAATTGTCCCAGACGCGCAACGAAACAGCTTCGCGGCTTGCGGACGCCGATCGCCGCGCCCAGGCCATCATCGAAGAGGCCAAGGCCCGTGCGACAGAAGAAGGCAACAAGATTGTTGCCGCTGCCCGCGCCGAAGCTGAGCAGCAAGCCATTGCTGCCCGTGAAGCCCTGCGTGAGCAAGTGGCTGCACTGGCTGTCAAGGGTGCCGAGCAAATCCTCCGCAAGGAAGTGAACGCCGGTGTCCACGCTGATCTGCTGAACCGCCTGAAGACAGAGCTGTAAGGAAAAGCAAAAATGGCAGAACTCGCCACCATTGCCCGCCCTTACGCCGAAGCACTGTTCAAAGCCTGCGCCGACAAGGGCGCAGATTTGAGCGGCACTGTCGCTTGGGTGGAGGAATTGGCGGCGATTGCCGCCAATCCGCAATTGCGCCAACTGGCTGACAACCCCAATGTGAGCAGCACGCAAGTGTTTGATCTCATTACGGGTGTGGCCAAGTCGGCATTGCCCGATTCCGCACGCAACTTTCTGCGTGTGATTCTCGATAACGGCCGTCTGGACGCGCTGCCCGAAGCGGCAGCTCAGTTCCGCAGCCTCGTGAACAGCAAGAGCGGCTCTTCGGATGCCGTGGTGTTCAGCGCTTTCCCCATTGCGGATGCAGCGCTGGCCGAGCTGGGCGCTTCGCTGGAAAAGCGCTTTGGCCGCAAGCTGAACCTCACTGTGAAGCAGGATGACTCGCTGATCGGTGGTGTTCGCGTCGTGGTGGGCGACGAGGTGCTGGACACCTCCGTCAAGTCCCGTCTGGAACAAATGAAAGCGGCCCTCACCGCGTAATGCGCGCTTGAGGTCTCGGCTAACACAAGAAAGAAGGAAAGAGTCATGCAACTCAATCCCGCAGAAATTTCTGAACTGATCAAGAGCCGCATCGAAGGGCTGGCTGCTAGCACCGACGTCCGTAACGAAGGCACCGTGGTTTCCGTGACCGACGGTATCGTGCGCGTGCACGGCCTGTCCGACGTGATGGCCGGCGAAATGCTGGAATTCCCCGCAGATGCCGATGGTCAGCCCACCTATGGTCTGGCTCTGAACCTGGAGCGTGACTCCGTGGGCGCCGTTATTCTGGGCGGCTACGAGCACATCGCTGAAGGCAACACCGTCAAGTGCACCGGCCGTATTCTGGAAGTCCCCGTGGGCCCAGAACTGGTTGGTCGCGTGGTGAACGCCCTGGGTCAGCCTATCGACGGCAAGGGCCCCATCAACGCCAAGCTGACAGACGTGATCGAAAAGGTCGCTCCTGGTGTGATTGCACGTCAATCCGTGGATCAGCCTCTGCAGACCGGTATCAAGTCCATCGACTCCATGGTTCCCGTGGGCCGTGGTCAGCGTGAACTGATCATTGGTGACCGTCAGACCGGCAAGACTGCCGTGGCTATTGACGCCATCATCAACCAAAAGGGTCAAGGCGTTACCTGCGTGTACGTGGCGATTGGTCAGAAGGCTTCTTCGATCAAGAACGTGGTGCGCGCTCTGGAACAAGCTGGCGCGATGGAATACACCATCGTTGTGGCTGCTACCGCCTCCGAATCCGCTGCCATGCAGTACGTGTCGGCCTACTCTGGCTGCACGATGGGCGAATACTTCCGCGACCGCGGCGAAGACGCTCTGATCGTTTATGACGATCTGTCCAAGCAAGCTGTGGCTTACCGTCAGGTTTCCCTGCTGCTGCGTCGCCCACCAGGACGTGAAGCCTTCCCTGGCGACGTGTTCTATCTCCACTCGCGTCTGCTGGAGCGTGCTGCTCGCGTGAACGCCGATTACGTGGAAGCCTTCACCAAGGGTGAAGTCAAGGGCAAGACCGGTTCCCTGACAGCTCTGCCTATCATCGAAACACAAGCTGGCGACGTGTCCGCTTTCGTTCCTACGAACGTGATTTCGATTACTGACGGCCAGATCTTCCTGGAAACCAGCCTGTTCAACGC is from Comamonas fluminis and encodes:
- a CDS encoding F0F1 ATP synthase subunit delta, with translation MAELATIARPYAEALFKACADKGADLSGTVAWVEELAAIAANPQLRQLADNPNVSSTQVFDLITGVAKSALPDSARNFLRVILDNGRLDALPEAAAQFRSLVNSKSGSSDAVVFSAFPIADAALAELGASLEKRFGRKLNLTVKQDDSLIGGVRVVVGDEVLDTSVKSRLEQMKAALTA
- the atpE gene encoding F0F1 ATP synthase subunit C; the protein is MENVLGLVALACGLIVGLGAIGASIGIALMGGKFLESSARQPELINELQTKMFILAGLIDAAFLIGVAIALLFAFANPFQLVA
- a CDS encoding ATP synthase subunit I, whose amino-acid sequence is MPADFQDEDEVEDFKPLTAQEATAWRSRFPQVSVWRIVAVQTVVGIVVAALAWLVTGRAAVGWSAGYGALSVVLPAALFARGVVRQRPGGAGAAMAGIFGWELVKLVLCIAMLAAAPKLVPDLSWLALLVGLIVVMKTYWVALLVRSGVRKTEA
- the atpB gene encoding F0F1 ATP synthase subunit A, translating into MAADANAPTASEYIVHHLQHLQNIKQKSVIDFSVVNYDSIAVAAILGLLGIFVLWLAARKATSGVPGRFQAAVEMLVEMVDNQAKANIHNAQSRKFIAPLALTVFVWIFLMNAMDMLPVDLLPVLWQGATADHHAYLRVVPTADLSTTLGLSFAVLVLCLWYSVKIKGLGGWGHELVTAPFGTSKNPVFALILGVVNLLMQIIEYVAKTVSHGMRLFGNMYAGELVFMLIALMGGAAAMSLSGVLLPVGHIIAGTIWAIFHILVITLQAFIFMMLTLIYLGQAHEAH
- the lipB gene encoding lipoyl(octanoyl) transferase LipB, whose protein sequence is MDLRILGRTGYEATVTAMQEFTRTRDASTRDELWICEHSPHFTQGLAGKSDHLLHPGDIPVVATNRGGQVTYHGPGQVVAYPLLDLQRMGYFVKEYVYRLEDAVIRTLEHFGVTGHRVAGAPGIYVRLDDPRSHAMLEQRPQHREPGSPAPEPHFEGLGKIAALGIKVSRHSTYHGVALNVNMDLEPYGRINPCGYAGLRTVDLSTIGVQTTWDEAAHILGRQLKARLTP
- a CDS encoding YbeD family protein; this encodes MSDVNNTTPATEQPEDPRKDSLIEYPSLFPIKVMGIKDDHLVHEITKIAEKFDPSFDASTIELRPSSGGKYLGVTITITATSREQLDDTYRALTAHPLVKVVL
- a CDS encoding F0F1 ATP synthase subunit B, whose amino-acid sequence is MSINATLFVQAIVFLILVLFTMKFVWPPIAKALDERAQKIADGLAAADKAKTELTAVNKRVEQELSQTRNETASRLADADRRAQAIIEEAKARATEEGNKIVAAARAEAEQQAIAAREALREQVAALAVKGAEQILRKEVNAGVHADLLNRLKTEL
- the atpA gene encoding F0F1 ATP synthase subunit alpha, encoding MQLNPAEISELIKSRIEGLAASTDVRNEGTVVSVTDGIVRVHGLSDVMAGEMLEFPADADGQPTYGLALNLERDSVGAVILGGYEHIAEGNTVKCTGRILEVPVGPELVGRVVNALGQPIDGKGPINAKLTDVIEKVAPGVIARQSVDQPLQTGIKSIDSMVPVGRGQRELIIGDRQTGKTAVAIDAIINQKGQGVTCVYVAIGQKASSIKNVVRALEQAGAMEYTIVVAATASESAAMQYVSAYSGCTMGEYFRDRGEDALIVYDDLSKQAVAYRQVSLLLRRPPGREAFPGDVFYLHSRLLERAARVNADYVEAFTKGEVKGKTGSLTALPIIETQAGDVSAFVPTNVISITDGQIFLETSLFNAGVRPAINAGISVSRVGGSAQTKVVKGLSGGIRTDLAQYRELAAFAQFASDLDDATRKQLDRGARVTELLKQAQYSPLSTALMASSLFAVNKGYMDDIEVKQVLPFEAGLHQFLKTSHGALLDRLNEKRAFDKEGKDEAELTAAITAFKKSFA